In Clarias gariepinus isolate MV-2021 ecotype Netherlands chromosome 1, CGAR_prim_01v2, whole genome shotgun sequence, one DNA window encodes the following:
- the ankrd53 gene encoding ankyrin repeat domain-containing protein 53, with the protein MEGACARRLPAGDLFYAAGCGDPAWLCLGLERVQSPGQWWDRQGLTVLHVAAQHGQLNCLKLLLESGTVDVNASGPRGQRPLHMALSPKSKPNSYCCLTYLLEHGAKPNVSTDEGLTPLHMAAALGLKECVEVLVRVGADTHARDNRGRTPFELACLWGHRIVARILKNAMWHRDKKRDMEKRQELQNLKKNMIRMHRKAEEIQKLAREAISKQKVSEWAERKGLPCLKSPTVGLWTLSHHCCHSAKPVKKHNATVSKGMWNIPPNVSRPPPANISRSKRLLRIGVHPEEAANEPDLRQSVTLHCFGNGHIHYTTSWDEIPHPVPNLPLDVIQKGLFPSAFPSRLSGPVQRQCSSVLDVPHRGRTQKTKASPWSEVAMHLAEDLQPGHY; encoded by the exons ATGGAGGGTGCGTG TGCGCGAAGGCTCCCAGCCGGAGATCTGTTCTATGCGGCGGGGTGTGGAGATCCGGCCTGGCTGTGTTTAGGTCTGGAGAGAGTGCAGTCACCAGGACAGTGGTGGGACAGACAG ggtcTTACAGTGCTCCACGTGGCTGCTCAGCATGGTCAGCTAAATTGTTTGAAGCTGCTTCTGGAATCCGGTACTGTGGATGTGAATGCAAGCGGTCCACGTGGCCAGAGACCATTGCACATGGCTCTGAGCCCAAAGAGCAAGCCAAACTCTTACTGCTGCCTCACATATCTGCTGGAACATGGAGCAAAGCCCAAtgt ATCCACAGATGAAGGACTGACCCCACTGCACATGGCCGCAGCTCTGGGGCTGAAAGAGTGTGTTGAAGTGCTGGTTAGAGTTGGAGCAGACACTCATGCACGTGATAACCGAGGACGCACACCCTTCGAACTCGCTTGCCTGTGGGGTCACAGGATTGTTGCCag gaTTCTTAAAAATGCAATGTGGCATAGAGATAAGAAGAGAGACATGGAGAAGCGCCAAGAACTACAGAATCTCAAAAAGAATATGATCAGGATGCACAGGAAAGCAGAAGAAATACAgaag TTAGCCAGAGAGGCCATTAGCAAGCAGAAAGTGTCCGAGTGGGCTGAGAGGAAGGGTCTCCCTTGTCTCAAGTCTCCTACAGTAGGCTTGTGGACATTAAGCCATCACTGTTGCCATTCTGCCAAGCCTGTCAAGAAACATAATGCGACTGTGTCAAAAGGAATGTGGAACATCCCACCCAACGTGTCAAGACCTCCTCCAGCAAACATCAGCAGATCTAAGAGATTATTAAGAATCGGTGTTCATCCAGAGGAAGCAGCTAATGAGCCTGATCTGCGGCAGAGTGTGACTCTGCATTGTTTTGGTAATGGGCATATTCATTACACTACATCATGGGATGAGATTCCACATCCGGTGCCTAACCTGCCACTTGATGTCATTCAGAAAGGCCTATTTCCATCTGCATTTCCCTCCCGACTTTCTGGTCCAGTTCAGCGTCAGTGTAGCAGTGTGCTGGATGTGCCCCATCGGGGAAGAACTCAAAAAACTAAAGCTTCCCCCTGGTCAGAAGTGGCAATGCATCTGGCCGAGGACCTCCAACCTGGTCATTACTGA